The stretch of DNA TTTTAAGCACTTTTACTGAAATATCGATGGTAAAAGCAGGGGCCAGTTTAACCACTCGAAAGGTGTATAAAAGTTTAGAGTTGGGGACTTTTCGGAAATACTCCACATAATCGTGATCACAACTTGTCTCCAGAGATTCTAAGATAAACTCTATGTTGCCCTTTTGGAAGATCATCGGCTGTcgaaggtaaatatatttaatgtatttatatacggTATTTTAAGAGAGCGTACCTCTTCTTTTGCTACTACATAAAGTAGGCAACACAGCCAGAAAGAAAGGAGACAACAACCTCTGAATGCCATGGAGCCACAACTGACCACatgatttcgtttttctcaacaACAATTCACTGATGAACTATTAATTGACCACGAATCCAATTATTGATGAAAGATTACTTTATAAAGCAATTGGGAATAACTAAATGTGTGTAAAttactttatatatttttacagagcaataaattaaaattattttatttaatgcgCATAATTCTATATTTCCACAACATTTCCATGGCAAACGGGTGGGAACTTTGTGCTATTTTCACACGCATCGACAGCTGAAAGCGTCCAGGTGGGTGAAGGGTAGGAATTATCGAAATCGTGGCATCGttttttagataataaatCTTTGGAGTAATGGGGCACTTAAAGTAACTCCCATTTACCACCAGCTTTTTGTAGGTTTCGCCAAACATTTTGAACAGCAGCGGATTCTTCAGAAAGTCGCAGCCTCTAATGTTTTCTGTCTTGTAAAAAACTCTTTGCGTTTTTACCACTTTCACTACGATATCGATGGTAAAAGCAGAGATCGCTTTCACCACTCTAAAAGTATATACCATAGTCGAGTTTGGGACTTTATGAAAGTACTCCACGTAATCTTGATCACAATTCGTCTCCAGGGACTCGAAAACGAAGTCAGTATTGCCCTTTTGAATCACAACTTGctgcaaaaatgtaaaattttcaattcaaacatatattttaattggaaATCGGAAATACCTCATCTCTTGCTACTACAGAGAGTATGCAAAACAGccagaaagaaaaaagagaacaCCCTCTGAACGCCATGGCACCACAACTGACCAAATGGTTAAATTTGTTGCAACCACAATTCGACTGATGAGCGATTAATTGACCACAGTCATTCAGTCggaaaattacttaaaacttTTACTTAATGGCATTTGCAAATGTCGTATTtccaattaaatattgaattgaaatatatattttaaaataaaataattttaaaattgtttacacattgaaaattgcaaatgtttttatttaatgcgtacaattttatatttccacAACATTTCCATAACGAACGGCTGTCGACTTTCTCCCATTCTGATCCGCACCGATAGTTGAAAGCTTTCTGGTGGATGAATGCTAGGAACCATTGTCATCAAACCGTCATTTTTAATAAGGTAAACCTTCGGCTTGATGGGACACTTAAAGTAACTGCCATTGACCACCAGCCGTTTGTAGGTCTcgccaaacattttaaatagcaCAGGATTATTCAAAAAGTCACAGCCCTTAATATTTTCCACACTGTAGAAAATCCTTTGAGTTTTTACCACTTTCATGGTAATATTAATGGTAAAAGCAGGGGCCAGTTTTACCACACGAAAACTGTATAGAAGTTTCGAGCCGGGCACCTTATGAAAATACTCCACATAGTCGTGATCACAATTCGTTTCCAGGGACTCGAGGACAAACTGAATGTTGCCCTTCTGGAAGACTATTGTATtctaaaagtgaaaaaattatataaaaatatatcaactGTCTAACAAGTGAGAATACCTCATCTTTTGCTATCACAGATAGAGCGCAAAACAGCCCGAGAGAAAGCAGAGAACAGCCACTAAAAGCCATGGAAAGCAAACTGACCAGATGATTTTATTTCTCCACACTAAATTACAATGATGATCTCTAAGCATAATCATTTATATCGTATTATTTAAAACCCCAGTGGTCCCAGTgctcatacggacagacagacagatggacatggctagattaaCTCGGTTACACAGagaaaacacctcttaacgaggtaaaaaagaagtgacgatcgcaccatcaacatacaaaagttctgatatcacattttgtgacgaaaaatgattgtCTATTcgactaaataaatatactttgtAAAATTTCCGCACGCTGCAATATTTCACAGAAGCTGACCGAATGAGAACATTTTacaaagtatatttatttatttttaagctagTAGTTAGCGACTACATAGCATAATAGAGGCAAAAAGTCTTTTAACAGTTAACAGCCTTTATTTAATGCgtacaattttatatttccacACCATTTCCATAACGAACGGCTGTCGACTTTCTGTCATTTTTATCCGCGTCGTTAGTTGAAAGCGTCCAGGTGGATGGATACTAGGTATCATTGACACCGTGCCCTCATTTTTAATATAGTAAACCTTCGGCTTGATGGGACACTTAAAGAAACTGCCATTGACCACCAGATGCTTGTAGGTTTCGCCAAACACTTTGAACAGGACAGGATTGTTCAGAAAGTCACAGCCCCTCACATTTTCCATCTTATACATAATTCTCTGGGTTTTTAGCACTTTAACATTCATATCGATGGTAAACGAAGGGGCCAATTTAACTACCCTAAAAGTATATAGAAGCTTAGTGTTGGGCACCTTATGGAAGTACTCCACATAATCGTGGTCACAATTCGTCTCCAGGGATTCTAGGATAAACTCTATGTTGCCCTTCTGGAAGACTATGGGCTGCGAAAAGTTtcagtattttattaaaatttatcagCTTTTCAATTACAGAGAATACCTCGTCCTTTGCTAGCACAGATAGTATGCAAAGCAGACTgagagaaaacagaaaacagccaTTGAATGCCATGGAAACAAAACTGACGGGATAACTTTATTTCCTCATCCCGAAATGACAATGATGAGCTATTAATTGATCTAATAAATAATCATTGATAACAGATTATAATCGGTACTAATAATAACActttgcagcatttttagtgctttttaactttacctcgatggatgctatatttttggattcgttacgaattcccaagttaaactgcgttttccaaaaagttccccgacgcaaggattcttagcaaaaggacctcaaagttcgaaaaatgctgaaattggccaactttgcggagctctcagaggcaaatggatgcatggtttgattcgatgttgtaggtttttaaaagatacaccctttatcttttttaccccatacttaaaaaatttttaagattttttttaaggcagaaacaaattatagaaaacatagtcaaaaaacataaaagtatacagctgcggtcaaaatggtagtagtgttgccgccctgtgtatttaaaagtttgttgttgtaattgatcttttcctggtaatattgtattgattataattttactattagactaattggataagaaaaaattacaacatgaaacttttaaaaacacaaggcggcaacactgctactattttgaccgcagctgtatgtttttcagttgttttttggaatttatttctgccttaaaaaaaatcctaaaattattttatgtatggggtttgaaagataaagggtgtatcttttaaaaaactttaacttcgaaccaagccatgcatccatttgtctctgagagctccgcaaagttggtcaatttcagcatttttcaaactttgaggtccttttgctaagaatccttgcgtcggggaactctttggaaaacgcagtttaacttgggaactcgtaacgaatccaaaaatatagcattcatcgaggtttatttttgatcctgcatagtgtaattaaaggccaattggaaaaaaattttgtgcgtttaaaacaaaatccctctgagaaaaagaaaataaggaTAGATTGGTTATATTTCCGCTAAAAAAATCTTAGAATCCGATCGCctgtaaaataagttaaaagtggaccaaaaacagaatttttcaaattttaggTCCTTTTTCTTACAATCCTTGCTTCGGGGAAGTTTAAATTTGGAATTCGAGAAGAGTATGATTGTATGGCGACCATCGAATAAATAaagcatttattttgtaacgcagtgttttaaaacagttaaaacttaaaatgtcTTCATTCAATGAGCACATTTGTATATGAAGGGTTTGTAAATTTCTCTCGCTTCTGGCATAGACCCCTGAAATAATATGCCTTTCGAAAGAAATCTGTGTTGCAAATATGCAACAAATTTGCAATATGTaacagggaaaaaaaagtaagtcaATCGCTGAAAGCCATGGAACCACAAGTggttaaatgattttatttttccaaccaCGATTCGTCTGATGAGCTATTAATTGCCACCAATCCAATCATTCAGGTGAAAGATTACTTAATAACGCTGTCGGAAAAAACCAGTTGCGGCCAGACACacgttgttatacccttgcagagggtattatgatttcagtcagaagtttgcaacgcagtgaaggagacgtctccgaccccataaagtatatatattcttgatcagcatcacaagacgagtcgatctagccatgtccgtctgtccgtctgtccgtctgtctgtctgtccgtctgtccgtctgtccgtctgtccgtctgtctgtttctacgcaaactagtctctcagtttttgagctatcgggacgaaactttcgcaaaagtcttctttctattgcaggtagtatatatgtcggagccgaccggatcggacaactatatcttatagctcccataggaaggatcggaaaaaaaaactttaaaaaattctagcttcggtgtttttggaaatattaccttctacttttggggatgttattttttaaatatttctgaatttcgaattaattattttaaaaatcggacgactatatcatatagctgccataggaacgatcggaaaattaatgagaaatattagaaaattgaacatttttgcgatttgttaattaataggaatgatctgcaagggtatataagcttcggctggccgaagctagcttcctttcttgttttacaaTAACATATAACAAATGAAATATACATACTTTCGTTGTGTTTAAAAtagatttatgtatttaattattttaacaattcgtttatttattttgaataacaACTTGcagttttaatattaaaatataataatattatatttataatgatatttattagccattgaaatacaaataaatttaaaacaatttgaatattaagttgaaaattaaattaattttctatttgtttttaatgtttacaacagggaccgtaaataatgattacacaggtcaacaaaatggactttattaaaaggtgcaggcttattggcattaaaacatgttaatatagacgtatataagcatatctgcatacttagttttcgcgattaacgggtggtatttgggcaatcgcggtttgaaaaaaatagcaacatttaattttttgatttaagatatcttcgagggtctgtgctcagttgtaataatacctatgccaaaatcaatcgaaactttttttttcgatagaggattgaaataaaaGGTTCGGTTTTTCGATCggtcccacaaagttgcataccaaatattaaaataactcaaacgagtctcaagtgctgcataactgaaaaatcggagctaatttacaaaaatatttttttaaaataaacggtaagagttaaaaaaataaataaaaaacgatccttatatttcaatcctctaacgaaaaaaaaagtttcgattgattctgagatttgacccaaattggcctgtcacgtttcacgtggaatgagccttatcctcttcttcttaagaattcgcggcttTTGCAgaactaatttaaatatcaaaccATGTATAGAAAAGGGTTTTAGGTAAGTAGAAATCGGTTAACAAAGTCTGAAGTATGAGttgttcttaagaattcgcggttcttCAAAAGTCGATTTCAACATAGAACCTATTTAAGACATAGGTCTATAGCTTCTATACAACCCAAAGCCTATTGATGTGAGCACTGGCATCATGGAGTATTGGGAGCGCCAAAAGTTTGCTTATCCTTATTTATATAAGCTGGCCAAGTGCACGCGGTTCTAGCCACAGAAGATAGCGTCGAGAGGTCGTTCTCCGCTCTTAAACTTGTGCTAACGGACTTAAGGTGCAATCTAAGCTCAGAGTCCTTACaaaagattttatttgtaaaactaagggccggtttctcgagtccctgtcaaagtccctgatagctatctgttcgaaaaacttaaataccagataaactgttcgtaaaagcaaatcggctttctcgactgctttaatttatctgaacgagaaacaattacagagtgctgttaacgcacagaattgtgctgtgaagggtaaaaaatggcgtgcttcgattatttcatcagctgtttgggtataatttaaaggaaaagtcagctgtgatttcgtttcatcttcatagttggctttgggaaatcagctgtcattctatcgagtcgaaaacgcttaacagggactccgagtccctgtcaaagttagctctcacatttatgctcgagaaagccaaaatgccttagcagggactttatctgttcgagaaatgttagccggcactcgagaaaccggccctaaatgaATAAAAGTGATTTTCTAGTTAGCAAAATATGTTACTGTGGGCTTATATTCTTTGTTTGATTTACTTTGTGGATTTACGATGTGGGATTCGAACTCGTGATCTTAGCATGGTGTACCCACCCACTAACACGCAGCCTACATACCGAATTAGATCGTGGTGGAATAGTTAAAAAGTATATCAGTTGCCTAGATATGTAGTACCAAtagtaatacaaataaaaatttaactttaaataaaaggggaaaaaaattagggtTTGAACTCGTGTTCACCGCACTGTGTACCAACACACTAACACCTAGCCTACTTATCGACTTAATTCTGGGTGGAATAGTTCATACTCTCTTGTTAAGCCATTTTAGTAACACATAAATGACATAAAAGTCTACTGCTGATAGAAAATGGGGTACGCAATTACCTCTTGTAAACTTAAAACCGCTTTTTTAAtggtttatacaaagaaaatccatattttttttatctgtatATATGCCCCGTGCTTCCACCTACAAGCACACATTTTAATCTTTGCAAAATTTAGCTTAGAACGGCTACAATCGCACTttaagtgatatttttaagcgaaataatatcgctcacaaaataattttttgtgagcgatatttttttctctaaggcctagtactcacttcaatcgaaaagcctacgaaatgaaaatctccatacaaaattttgaacacaaaattttccgcctgtcatttttgtatggaaattttcgtttcgttggctttttgattgaagtgagtactaggccttacATGTAATGATTATTCctgatacatatttataaaactcaaaaataatgatttttcctgatacatatttataaaactcataaaTTATGATTATTTCTGAGTTTTTTGAATATcgcttataatgattacggtccctggtttaaAATCCATCGACTTATTTTACTGactttactttattttgaCTACATTATATATCCATAGCATCTCCATCACAAAGGGTGCTCGACTTTCATGCATCCGAACGCGCATGGTGATCTGATATCTTCCCGGCGGGTGAAAAGAGGGCAACATGGCCACAGAACCCTCGTTCCTGAGGTAATAAACACCCGGCTTTATCGGGCAGCTAAAGAAAGTGCCATTCACGATTAGTCGCTTGTAAACAGACCCAAAAACGCGATTCATCAGGGGATTCATTAGAAATTGACAGCCGTCCAAGTTGTCCACTTTGTACATTACTCTCTTGGTTTTCAGGACCCTCACGGCTATGTCGATGGAAAAGGTTGAAGCCAGTTTCACCACGCGGAAGGTGTATATGTCCACCTTGTCGGGAACTTTTCGGAAATACTCCACAAAGTTGTGATCACAACTGGTCAGAAGAGATTCCATGATGAACTTCGAACCTCCCCTTCTGAACACCGGCGTTTGCTGTGGTATATCTagcaattattatatttttgtttacatagtAATATATTTACCTCCTGATTAGCAGCTAAAGCAACTGCCCCAAGCCACAGGAAGGTCCACGCACAACCATCAAAACTAAAAATCATTTTCGAACTAATCGAACGAACCCGTTTTTCCCTTTTGCATTGGTCTTCAACCCATTAACGAGCTATTAATTGTGATATTTAATAGGTCAATTAgggatgattttttttagtttttcaaacgttttaaaagaaaattaaagtgGTATTCTGATGTTTGGACTGCCTCATTTCAAACAAATTAGAAAGGAGATTTTATTGTCATTTGATATTTAGATCAAAACGAGTTTAAGTACGTATGACACGATATCGCCAGGTGATTTCCACAGTAAAAGAACCTTCCGCTTCTGTCTTTAATCGGACAATTAAACGAAACTTGCCAGGTGGATGAAATAGGGGCACAACGATTTCTCTTAGATTATTTCTCAAGTAGTACACACCCGGTTGAATTGGACACTTGAAAACTGTCGAGTTACCCACGAACTCTTCATAGAACACCGAGTAAATCTTAGAGAGCAGGCGATTATTTAAAAAGCTGCAGACGGCGAAGTTTTTGATATTATATACGGTCCTGTTTGTGCCCTCGTTTTCAATGCGATTATCCATGAACAGCTTTTTCACTAATTTGGTTGAATTTATCATCAGCATCTGAGATTCCCCAGGAACCAAACCAAAGTATTCCacaaatgttttattatattttagttcCATGCCTAAGCCAACTGCTTTCGTTATGTgatcctaaaaatattattatttgaatagAAGCTTTAAGGATATATACACAAGCACcttttcttttgcatt from Drosophila takahashii strain IR98-3 E-12201 chromosome 2R, DtakHiC1v2, whole genome shotgun sequence encodes:
- the LOC108063434 gene encoding uncharacterized protein; amino-acid sequence: MAFRGCSLFSFWLFCILSVVARDEQVVIQKGNTDFVFESLETNCDQDYVEYFHKVPNSTMVYTFRVVKAISAFTIDIVVKVVKTQRVFYKTENIRGCDFLKNPLLFKMFGETYKKLVVNGSYFKCPITPKIYYLKNDATISIIPTLHPPGRFQLSMRVKIAQSSHPFAMEMLWKYRIMRIK
- the LOC108063433 gene encoding uncharacterized protein — protein: MAFSGCSLLSLGLFCALSVIAKDENTIVFQKGNIQFVLESLETNCDHDYVEYFHKVPGSKLLYSFRVVKLAPAFTINITMKVVKTQRIFYSVENIKGCDFLNNPVLFKMFGETYKRLVVNGSYFKCPIKPKVYLIKNDGLMTMVPSIHPPESFQLSVRIRMGESRQPFVMEMLWKYKIVRIK
- the LOC108063431 gene encoding uncharacterized protein — encoded protein: MIFSFDGCAWTFLWLGAVALAANQEQTPVFRRGGSKFIMESLLTSCDHNFVEYFRKVPDKVDIYTFRVVKLASTFSIDIAVRVLKTKRVMYKVDNLDGCQFLMNPLMNRVFGSVYKRLIVNGTFFSCPIKPGVYYLRNEGSVAMLPSFHPPGRYQITMRVRMHESRAPFVMEMLWIYNVVKIK
- the LOC108063430 gene encoding uncharacterized protein, translating into MGINAKEKDHITKAVGLGMELKYNKTFVEYFGLVPGESQMLMINSTKLVKKLFMDNRIENEGTNRTVYNIKNFAVCSFLNNRLLSKIYSVFYEEFVGNSTVFKCPIQPGVYYLRNNLREIVVPLFHPPGKFRLIVRLKTEAEGSFTVEITWRYRVIRT